DNA from Elaeis guineensis isolate ETL-2024a chromosome 2, EG11, whole genome shotgun sequence:
CATGGTGGCATGCTCCACTGAAGGGATGGAGGAGACAAGTCTCTACCAGGACTTGGAGCAAGAGCAGGATAGAGTAGGACTCTTATAGGAGTTGAGCAAGAGTGGGCGTGATTTCTTCTCCTAGGTGTTACTTCATTTGCCAGAGTTTAGGAAATGCATCCATAGGGGAAAGGAGAGAAGAATATTCGCATGATGGATGGCAAGTTACATTTCAGTGGTTTTGCTGTTTTACTCTAACAAAGGATGGTCTTTCCAACCAAATCTTGAAACATCTTTTGGAAAAAGCTCCCTAGCTCGCTAGAGGGACAACTAAACTTCAAAGAGCTCTGCAATGGAAGGGATGAAATCTTGACCACAAGTGTCTATCCTTCCCCTAGTACATGTGCTTTCCAATACATTGCATTGAGAAATATAATGAAAGGCTTTATCATTAGCTATTcatttgtttaaaaaattaaagagaagtgAAACTTGATGAGGCATCTTGTGCCTAATTCTTCATCATTTTGTCATTATAAAGAACAGTAATTATTATTGAACAAGTTTGGTGGTGggattttattcttatttttatcaAGTCTAAATAATCAAAGCTTATACTATATTCATATCATTATATTTTCTCATGCCTGACGATTAATGTCCTCTCAATTGATGTTTGCCAGTTCCAGAGGAGAATCTTTTAGCCAATGACCAACCAGACAAGGTGAGTAGAAATGCCTGTTGGAAACAAATGATTCACCCAGGAGTTTTTCACTTAGTCTTTCTCTTGTTTGACTCATGAGATGCAGGACAGGTTTGATCATCCATACATTTCCTTCCTGTTTTATGGAATGGATACAGCAGGGGACTTCATTCCTATAAAACAGCTTCGAGAGAAATTCAATAGGCCTCGCTATGAAGTTCCTGCGGATATGCATGATGAAGATGGTGATGACAATGCTTAAAGCATGCTTGCTCAAACGAACGATCTAATCTTCACTGTCACAAGACTGTAGCTGCCTCACAGGTAACTATGTCACATGATACAATGCCATGCATGACATGTATAAAACAATATTCAGCAACCACTTGTGATTATTTGTCTTCACTTTTGCAGGtccttgagaaatcaaatttgccaGGTGTTGTGGAGACTCTTCTTAGACCTGCACACGTTCCTTCATAAGGTGAAAGGATGGGAAAAAAGAAGTTaaaagagagcgagagagagagagagaagaggctatTGTTTGTGCATCTTTGATTTGTAAATGTTGTCATGACTCGTTGAGCATATTTTGCTACACTAGTTTTTGGTGGAGAAATGAAATATCTTGGGATGAGTTACATTTCTTCAAAGGTTTTAAATTCATCATTGGGTGATTCAACTTAGATTCTGTTAAATTTTCGTCTTCTTTTTTCTTAATAATTCATGGTgattattaaattttagattgtgaGCATACATGAAACATTGCTTTTCATCTGATATTGTCGCAACTGAATTATTCCACTTAAAATTGTCATTCTTATTTCTGAATGTCATCCTTGACAAACAAATTATTACAACTAGATGAATGATATAAACACAATACTGCGGTCTAGCATGCATGATAATATCAGACAATGAGGGGTCGTATAAATGTCAGCCCTTTAGCATCTTTTTGCTCAGTCTCGAACTCTCATGTTGGCCTTGAACTAAAAAAATTCCACCTTTCTCTGATCAACTCAGAAGCGGTGTACAAGCTTTCCATTTTGCATGTAGCAGACCAAACCAACGTACACGGTCTGCTGTTTTATCATCATAGAAGATCATGATACGATATATTCCCCTCTTCAGATCTTGCAGCACAAAAAGAACCCTCTTGGAAATCCATGCACAACTCCTCACCACCGGCCTCCATAGGGATCCACTAGCAGCCACGAAGCTTATAGAATCGTATGCCATGATGGGCATCACTGATGCTGCTAGACTGGTCTTTGACAAGTTCTCGAGTCCGGACTCTTTCATGTGGGGTGTGATGATCAAAAGCTATTCATGGGCTGGGCTCTACAAAGAAGTCATTTCACTGTATCATGCGATGCAGTGTCAGCAGCTTCGGCTGACAAGTTTCATCTTTCCACCCGTTCTAAGAGCTTGTTCGGGTCTTTGTAATGTACTAGTTGGAAGAAGGATACATGGAAGGATAATTAAAGGTGGGTTTGATTCTGATGCTGTTGCTGAGACGTCACTGCTTCAGATGTACGGCGAAGGAGGGAGCTTAGAAGACGCTCACCAGGTGTTCGATGGCATGTCAACAAGAGATGTGGTCGCCTGGAATTTGATGGTTTCGAGCTGTATCCAATGCAAGCGAGCCGACGTAGGCCTAGAAATATTCTCAGAGATGAATATGGAAAACATCGTTCCTGATTCAGTAATAATGCTGAACGCGACTCGAGCTTGTGCTGAGTTGGGATTTCTAAAACAAGGAAGGTCTGTTCATGGCTATATTGTAAGAAGATGGACTGCAGTCGATGAAGCGTTAGAGAATTCGCTCATTGCCATGTATGGCAGATGTGGTTGTCTAGACCATGCAGAGAAGCTATTCAGGAATGCATCACGACGAAGTGTTGTATCCTGGACTGCCATGATATCATGTTGCAGTGAAAAATCCTGCTATAGAGAAGCATTAGTTGTCTTTACTGAGATGCTAAAATGTGAGGTAGAGCCAAATTCTGTAACTATGATGTGTGTTCTCTTTTCCTGCACCCAATTGGGATTCCTGAGAGAAGGGAAGTCAGTCCATGGATTCATTCTCAGAAGAAGTATGGACCCTGAATCAAGTTCCACAGGCACGGCACTAATAAATATGTATGCCGGTTTCAGAAAGCTCGGGACTTGCTGCCATATGTTTGAGGCTATGCAGAAGAAAACAATTGTCTCCTGGAACTCACTCATTGCAGCGTGCTCGCAAAATGGTTCTTCAAAGAAGGCATTGAGACTCTTCATTAGAATGCAAAAGGAAGGACTTCTTCCGGATTCATTTACCCTCTCCAGTACTCTCCCTGCATGTGGGCAAGTTGGTGACTTGAGATTGGGGTTCCAAATCCATGGCCTTATTGCTAAAACAGGCTTCCAGCTCAATAAATTTGTTCGCAACTCCCTGATCGATATGTACTGCAAATGTGGATCACTGACACTGCTTACAGGATTTTTGAGGAGATTGAAAGTAAGGACACTGTGACGTGGAATGCGATGATGAGTGGATTTTGTCAAAATGGTTTCTcaatagaagcaattagactcTTTGATCAAAtgtattggaaaggtattcagaCAGACGCTGTGACCTTTCTTAGTGCCATTCAGGCCTGTACCCATCTGGGTTATCTAAGAAAGGGAAGATGGACCCATCATAAGCTTATAACTTCCGGTTCGAAGAAGGATATCCAGTTAGAAACAGCTCTCATCAACATGTACGCAAAGTGCGGAGATTTATACATGGCTAGAAAAGTCTTCGATAACATGTCCCAGAAGAATGTAGTGTCATGGAGTTCGATCATCTCTGGCTATGGAGTGCATGGCCTAGCAGAAGATGCTGTAGCTCTCTTATTTCAAATGGTGGCGATGGGGATAAGACCGAATGAAGTAACATTCATGAGCATTCTTTCTGCCTGCAGTCATGCAGGATTAGTGGAAGAAGGATtgttttattttgatttgatgaAGCAGGAGTTTGGCATAGAGCCTCAATCAGAGCACTATGCCTGCGTGGTTGACCTACTAAGCCGTGCCGGTCACGTCGATAGAGCTTATAAATTCATCAAGTCAATGCTGGTGGAACCAGATGCCAGTATCTGGCGTTCTTTGCTTAATGGTTGTCGTTTTCATCATAGAGAAGATATTGTAGGCGACATACAGAGAAGAATCAGCAATTCTTCTTCATCACAGTGTATTATTGGCTAAGAAAGTCACATACTGTAAATATTACCATAGAGATGATAAAAAGGATCCTCAGAACCTAACAAATAAACCAAGATtgatatcttttctttctttctttctatattttattattctttctcGTTGCTTACATATAAACAAAACCATGTTTGGGGCCAAACCAGAGGGTAGGGATTTTTGCCCTCTTCCTAGAGAAGGCAAGCACCAAGGAAAACATTATTCCATCGCATTAATATCTCCATTGCCACGTAGAAAGGGTTCGAGGGATCACATTATTCCATCAAACTGTGAAAAAGCCATAACCTCAATAACTCTATCTCATGAGAGAGGGTGAAATAAAGTTAACCATCATCAAGTTATCCCATTAACCCCAGGAATGTCAACCAAACAGAAGACACTTTTACGTGCCGATTAACCAATCAGGGAGTGGTTACAAATGCTTGAAACCTATTCAACCTTTGTTTAGCCGTTCAGCATCCAAAAGCAGTCCCAAAGGAACAGAAGTACACCAAAATTACAAACAAGATAGAAAATTATCCATGCCAATCTGCTGCTGTCTTGGCAACTAATTCAACCACCTCATGTATGGTGCTGATTCTTGCCAATAACACCAATCCCCATACCATGGCATGAAGAGCTGGAACAAATGCCCCATCGGACTACTCTAATAAATAATAGGAAGCCAGTGTTACTTGGTCCTTGGATCTTGGCACGCTTCTCCTTGCTGCATGTGCTGGGAAAAGGTCCCAGGTTCAAATTTGGATATCCCACTCCATTTCTCAAAAAACTGAGAAGTATATGAAATGAGATTGGGAGTGCAAACAAAAGGACACTCGAgaacaaaaataaaagataaataaactCCTATTGTACCAACAGGGTTTGGCATCTACCAACTACAATCCTGGGTCGGCTCGACAAGGTTATAGGAAGTATTGCAATAATAAGCCAGAAGAAAATGAAAgaggtaaaaagaagaagatttcACAGAGGGTTACCTTACCAAGACTTTGCTAAGTTCAATCTGATCATATCGTAAAGCCCCCTCTACAAATGGGTCAAATATTTGTTTTATGAGATCCTCAACCGTAAATCTTATAATTAATTGTTCTTGCAAGCTTCAAACATGATAGTTCGCCCTCTGTTTCACCAAACAATGCAGCATTTATTGCAAAATGTACATGCTGTTTCTGACTCAAAGCAGTAATAAAAGCCCAAATTAGGACCAAGAGAACATGTACAGCAGCATTTCATGACTATGGTTACCTCTCAATTGCCTCCACATAAAATTCCTATTCCAAATTTCCTTGTAAAATCGTTACCATGGACATGAAACTCTAGGCTTTAAGTTAGAGGAGCAGAGACATTACCGGGTGGACATCTTGGTCTACGGCACCGCCTTGTTGTCCTTCCCCACCCTATCATATTCTTCCCATCAACTTCTAGATCAGTACTAATGGGATGCACTGCTGGGGGAATGACCTTAGTCTCTGATACAGTCACAGCTAAACTTCTAGGCTGCCTCCTTCCCTTTGCTTGGGAATGAAGCCCACTCCGGCCTGTGTTCCGTCTCGTTGAGCCTGCCTGCCAATTCTTGCCTGATGCTTTCATCAGTCCTCCAATAGTTTGAAGATCCTCTGTTACTTCATGCCTTGACAGTGATGCAAGGCCTGGAAGAACATCTTTCTGGAAGTCCCTCCTCTGCCGCCGTTTCCTTCCCTGGCCTCTCCGAGGCCTCATTAGAAGCAGGGAAGCAGCACCTGGTTCGTCCTTTTTATTCTCAAACTTCTTTGGCTGGCAGCAGCGGTCATCAACCTTTATTTCCTCGAGCTTCAGTGTCATAGCCTCAAAGAAATCCACTCCATCATCATCTGAAGATTCTGATCCACAATCTCCACCACTCTTTGGAACTCTTGCATTGTCTGCATTGGATGAAACAACCTCTGCAAACCAAAACAAGGTATCCCACTGAGCTGGAGGTAATCCATCCCATGTGATTTCCTCTAAATGGGCATGCACATCCACTGACATAGCAACAATATTCTCTGCTGCCTCTCTCACAAGTGTGTCATGAGAGCACTCTGTTTCTTGTGAACCATCTGTTTTGCTTGATGGCATATATTCTTGATGAGACATTATATTCACCTCTGCCTGAGAAATTGGTACTTCCAAATTCATCTCAGTAGCATCTTTCGTAGATACCCTTGGTACCAGGAGTGGCAATGGAACAGTCACCTCACTTTTGGGCGAAAACTCTGATAGCCTTGGGTCATCCATACTTGTTACTTCAGCATTTAGATTGATAATGTTCCTAAAGCTTTTACTAATATTTTCAGCCCCATTTTCAGTGATCAAACTCCCTACAGAGATTGCCTTCTCAGAACTCCGCTCCTTCATGTCACAAGTCAAGTCAGTGCCATGCATGTCTTTTTCAATGCAGTTGTTATTTATAGCCAAAGAGCATTCCTGATGTGAAACAGCACTCCGCTGAACCTCATCAAGAATAGGAAAGCCAAGAATTTTTCTACTGCCCATATTATCAGAAATCTCATTTCTCTGCATTCTGATCTCTTTGACCTTAAAAGCTGATATAAAACCCTGAGGATTACAAAGAGATGGACCGATCTCCTTATCTTGTTTCCTCTCAGATTCTGGAGCAATAATATTGGAACGGGACATCAGCTGAGAATGACCACGCACAAAGCTCAACTCAATCTGGGATGCATGTTTTTTCGAGTCAGTAGAATCATTATAAGCTGGTTTCTTTCTGAGCCAAGAGATCCCTTTCGAGGATGACTCAGAATTCTGCTCTAGATCACAGAATGCTGTACGCTGTTGGAcagtaaaattattttcaattccATTTGGAAGTGCTTGATTCAGATTTACATTGTGTAGAGACTTCACATCAGTGCACTGCAAACTCTTCAAACGCTTTTGGGGTTCATGACCTATGGAATCATCATAAACTGAACTGTCACCAGTATCATTGAGGTTTGGCTTTCCAAAGGTCACTGATGGGAGCTGTAAATAtggtgcagattttggatccaggCAAAAACCAGCAAATGATCCATTTAGATAAGAAGGTGCCTCAATTCCAGCTCTTTGGCATGAATCACTACGGGTTTGCCATTTTTCACGATCAGTACCAATGTTCTGAATAGCTACATTGGAAATCTTGTTCTGTGTGCTCAGAGTTGCAGAGCCATTAAAGCATGGAAGTGCTTGAACTGCCACTGGAATGTGGCTTATGCTGCTCACAGGCTTTGTCTGAGATGAAACCAATGAAGATGCACTACTCGAGGAGTTCGTCTGAGGAAGTATTAAGAATGAAGCAGGTATTGAAGGAGCTGCTGTCACTGCTGAATTATTTGAGGTGGCAAGATGAGTACTGATTCCAGAGGTTTCAATCCCGTAAGTTGGCTTTTGTCTGAACCGTGTCGGTGTTCTATTTTGATGTGATAAAGCAATTTCATGTGAATTCTTAAGCGTTGGTTGTACGGTTTCAGATGATGCAGGGAATTTATCATCGCAGAGACTTGGACTGAATAAACTCAAACTGCTCCTACTTTGCTCTGTGAATTGATGTCAGAAAAAAGGTAAAGAATCAGATATATAGTACAAAGTATCAATGGGTAAGAAATAAAGATAAGAGTTATGTGCTAGACTAACATTAAAGACCGAGAACCACGTGAACTAAGAAAATGCAAAGTGCCTGCCAGAAGTGAATGTCAAGCTACAGGACAATAAGCCTCACAGCACTATTgcaataataactcaaaaattatAAACAATTGACAGAAATTGTCCAACTAGTAGAACAACTACAGTTCAAAATACTATATCCGGCGAAATACAAGACACATTAATAGATAAAACAATCAGTGTAGCAGCTTAGTTTTTCAACTTTCTGCATGATCGTGAACTTCAAAAGTAAAAACCATCCCATAAGTCACACAATATATTAAGAATTTATCAGTCATGTATCCAGATACAGAGATACTAGTTGGTACCACAGGCAGTTGCCATATTAGGTAGTACTTGACTGGAGCATAAAGAACCAACATGGGCAGATCCATAACAATACTGGTTGATGCttataaaagctctctgaaaAGTTGGAATGCTCTTTAGAACCACTTCTACCATCATTTTAAATCAGGTAGAATCAAATTGAAAAGGAAGACATTCTCAATTAAGGATCAACCAGAGATTCAAACCACCAAGGCATGGTTCCGACAAACTTTTAGGTTTACATTATAAGTAGaagctttgtttttttttttctaatggtaAATTAATAAACCCATCAATATTGACGCAGGCACATTCCATTCTTATCCAGGAATGTTTCAAGTTTCAACCAAAACACTTTAAAAGAAATTGCTCTATCACTTTGAACACAATTTGCACATAAATATAGCTACGGCTAACTTGTTCTTGGATCCCCTGCAACAAGATAATTCTTAAAGGAAAGTAAAGCCATAATGGACATTCTAAAAAAATGCTAAGTTTCAGCATGTTAGAAAAAACACATACATTTGCTTCTtcattgaattaaaatctataaaaaataattgCAGAACAAAAAGCCTAAGGAAATTAACCATGCAAATAGAGAATCAGAAAACCAAAACTGGGTTTACATAATTGTTCTCTTCCTCCTGAAGTAAATTATCGAATCCAATATCATTGGATTTCTTAAATAACAGCATCATGACACCATCAACAAGTGGAACAGCTGCTtattcaagagaaaatatctaaGGCCAGCTTTTTCCTTAAGATTCAGAAGTTACTTCTAGGCGCATGCTGAGGTTGCAAGCATATCAGTCTATTTAACTGTGCTTTATATAGCACAGCAAGAACAGGATCCAATCATTTGTTCATTCTACAAAGGAAAATTTCCTCCCCTGGATATTTTCCATCATCTCACAATTGAATATCCATATAATATATCCAAGGTATGAATTCAGCAGGCGGACCTACTTTATGAATTGAAGAGAACAGGAAGGAGGATACAGCTAATAACGTATGGCTATTTACCAAACATGGCAAAGTACTAATACTTTCTTGCCAAATGCCACAtcacaaagaagaaagaagacaatTAGCTAATTTACAATCTCTGCCATGAAGCCTAAAGTGCATTCAGCTTCAAGGTACACCGACATGTTTTAAAGAGGAGAAAGTTGCAGAGGGGTGACATCCGACAATCTGATTGCCAGCAAACAAATTCAGAACGTTGATTCAACAGAGACTATTAAGAAGCATAGCTTATAGTTAGAGCCCATTTCTCCAATTCCCAATAGCATGGCTACGTGAACCTGAACAGAACTATCATGATGCAAGTCTTCTTTCTTCAACAGAAGCATAAAGATCAGATGTATACACTCTAACAATAGTAACATGTGCCCTTCTATTGTGCTTCTTCACAAGGGTGTAAATCATGAAACTGGTACCAGTTCTTACTCCTCTAAATATGAAGGTGAAAAATTACTCTACCATCATTAAAAGATTATCATGATATACTTTAGGGACCTTGCCTGTTACTTGCGCAAGATTCCACATGTACATCATCCACAAAAAAGAATGCCTCAGCAGGTTGAAGGGGAGCTGAAGTGGAATAGAACCCACATTTCAAATTGAAGGACTAAAAGTAATCTTGAAAGTACCAAGGAGCTTTTGAAATACATATTTCGACACTAAAGAGTGTTGTTCTTGGAAATTGCCAATATTGGAAAAAAtagtaattcaaaaataaataataagacaaATATAAAGAATAAACGAAAATGAAGGCGTGCCTGGATCGAGGCATGTGAAGACACTGTATTAACAATGAAATTCTCCCCTTTGTGCAGGTTAATGGCGAGATAATCCCTAATGTACAGCCTACCCAGCTCAACCTAAATCTTCCAATCACGAGCATGATCACATGGGAGGCTTGACCCAATCAACTCCTTTAGTTGCCCAAGAAAAAGAGCTTAGGAAAATCAAATGAAAAAGAGTGGAAAATTGGGTAGAAAAGAATGAAAAGAGCTTAGTGCAGGCTCTCTCTCAGTAACACAGGGCCTAGATGTACCCCAAGCTATATGGTTAGTGCTGCCAAGAAGCAACAGATAACCAATGGTGGATATAGATCTAAAGAAGCGGTAATCTAGTTTGCATCATTGTAACCCTCAACCACTAGAGTGTATCTAATGTAAAACAGAGAAACATTTATAGTTGCCTTAAGATATTGGAATATCTTGAGTAGTCCAACGAGATTGATTAAGATTTTGGGTGCATCTACTTATTCTCCCTATAGCATGGGAATATCGGGTCTTCTCCTGTTTGCTACATACAGGAGAGATTCAATGATCTGAGAATATCTAACTTGATCAATTGGTTCACCTAAATCATTTTAAGGTGGATATTAGGATCTAGGATCATAAGGAGTAGAGATAGGTTTTCAATCAGAATAACTGAactttttgatcattttttcaacagAATGAGCAAAGAAGAGAGCTATCCTTTCTAGGGATTTGATTAGCTTCACCCCTAGGATTACATTAGTTTGACCTAAGTCTTTCATATTAAATCTGGCTGACATTAAAGATTTGATATATCCTTTGAAAAGCTCCTTCAACATCCAGATGTCCTATATCATAGTTTGTTTGTTAAAAGTTCAGAAGCACCTGTCTTTTTGGTACCAATTATTGCACCGAGCAAGGCCGGTATAGTTGTAACACCCGGCCCATTTGGGTCCTGGACTAAGCCCAAAAGCCtaaagcccatacaaaaaaaaaaaaatggaacgaagaagactcccgctgggagtcttcttccacccaaatcaccggGAGAAGTCGAATCCGAGAGGGATTTGACCTCccctccactctataagaccccctctccccctcctaaACAACCCACGATAATCaccgatctctctctctcccctttctccttgttttctccAATTGAAGTCGAGGCCTCCCGTACCCATGCTCGCCGGAAATTGGAGCCAACGATGCTACTGAAGgttgaggtaagcccttctcctctttcctctcttccttcccctcctttccacagcacggtgcaccctcgccggccgtcgagctcgccgaaaaatccatgaaaagggtgaaccatgttttgctctgtttcggtcgggcctttcctctctttttcggccaccggcgccgccATTTGTAGCatctcacccctaggataggaccctcatctctctatccctcttttCTGAAGGTCTTGGCCGTCGGTGACCGGTCAATGAccgaaaataaaaagaaaagggacggatcccctgtttttcaaaTTCTTTAAATCCCCTGCCGGCCGAACCTCATCACCGATCATCCTTGGCTCTACCGTCGCCTCCACCTGCTGTCGGACCTCCAGCTGTGCTGCCGCCTTCGCTGGAGCCAAGCCACCGAGCCTCCCTCTGATCCTCCCCTGttcggccaaggaagaggaaagaaagaagaaaacgagaaaagaaaagaagaagaaagaagaagaaaagaaaaaaaaagaagaaaagaaaaaaaaaaaagaaaaagaaaaagaaaaagaaaaagagaaagagaaaaagaaaaataaaaaaaaagacagaatttttctctctcctctttctcttttctctctcttcccctctcctctctctttactttctctctctaatttctctctctagattctctctctagacctttctctcttttatagattttgtctctctaggatcattctctctctttgattgcatcTCAAATCCgaggataaatttgagatgaaaataagatgatctgagattatgccaaaattcgtgcagtagatctgatcctatttgaaatttataacatttgatccatattgagtcatcctgataggacctttgatgatctcgaccatgattgcctcatctgaaggatacgaagattctctctttactttctctctctaaattttttttctaaaattttctctctctaaaattctctctcttcatgaattttctctctctagaagtcttgtggaccaatggagggtcctgatacttagagaaatcctgattttcgttaatcctaggagaggtcctggatttgtgttattaggatcgattatcgataattttctccatatatgatttttatatttgatcaggatcatgaaaagatatgattgtctgcataagatgtcaagtggaatatcttgttagagaaattcataaatcaaagaagaacattgatttctatgcttggatcagtcaccagtaaaggtaagaatctctgtacatgatcactattatatatgctattttatcgttgatcttgcatcattggttttgcatcgttggatttaagatcgatgaatttgctatatccgagacaccattatttgcttatatgattttgagcatgagtatgttatgacaatatatatgtatcaaagattgatggcatgattatatgaatatgacatatctaaattgatcataatgcaagtcagaattgatttgatgaaatcaacatataatgattaaataaaaagaaagagatatatggtatggactagccttgtcatgtgaaaCAGCcgatcaggagcttatgcctgggacagctcgccaagagcttatgcctgggacagctcccactgacttataggtggatcagccggccaggagctcatgcctgggacagtccgccaggagcttatgcctgagacagcctctcacgggctttcgtacgtgggatagccggtcaggagctcatcctggacagctttgaaaggcttttaagtaaaaagttgattcggatgatgactgaggtatagacttggttagtccagagccagaaagaaaaggttaaaaatcatgtgattatgaaaagagaaatgaaagataagacatgaaacaattgttgaacataagtgtttcacttattaacatatgatgatgcatctcttttgacaagatagataatttatggatgtttgcattattctggatattgaatatgggattttatattttattgcttattcttattttcagattatattattatatcagtgtgatatgggaattcttactgggctgtaaagctcacatctcttcatctttctttttcttctcagtgatacaggatgctcatgattggttATGGTTTGTATTGCGGATGAGCAGAtgtatagatagagtgtcatagtatctgattagaggattgaagaaatttaatttgtcatTATGTAAGGCTttacgaattattattgaaattaattgttatggatgttaaggttgtaatgatttaatttggccttgtatattctttagggcttgctctaaggagtgtgcggccatcacgtatccgaactGACTGTTGGATTTGGGACGTGACAATAATATGACACTAAACCATATTATACCAACACGGTATAGTAAAGCATAGCATTTGGTACCattacatcattttttttattttcattttttttattttggagatTACTTTAAGGTATATTATTGATgtttaaattatgattttaagGGTATTTTGATGTTATTTTATGTCCTATTGGTCTAGATAGACTGCATGATTGCTTAATGAATGTTGTTGTGATAATTAAT
Protein-coding regions in this window:
- the LOC105058316 gene encoding LOW QUALITY PROTEIN: putative pentatricopeptide repeat-containing protein At1g69350, mitochondrial (The sequence of the model RefSeq protein was modified relative to this genomic sequence to represent the inferred CDS: inserted 1 base in 1 codon), with the translated sequence MIRYIPLFRSCSTKRTLLEIHAQLLTTGLHRDPLAATKLIESYAMMGITDAARLVFDKFSSPDSFMWGVMIKSYSWAGLYKEVISLYHAMQCQQLRLTSFIFPPVLRACSGLCNVLVGRRIHGRIIKGGFDSDAVAETSLLQMYGEGGSLEDAHQVFDGMSTRDVVAWNLMVSSCIQCKRADVGLEIFSEMNMENIVPDSVIMLNATRACAELGFLKQGRSVHGYIVRRWTAVDEALENSLIAMYGRCGCLDHAEKLFRNASRRSVVSWTAMISCCSEKSCYREALVVFTEMLKCEVEPNSVTMMCVLFSCTQLGFLREGKSVHGFILRRSMDPESSSTGTALINMYAGFRKLGTCCHMFEAMQKKTIVSWNSLIAACSQNGSSKKALRLFIRMQKEGLLPDSFTLSSTLPACGQVGDLRLGFQIHGLIAKTGFQLNKFVRNSLIDMYCKCGXTDTAYRIFEEIESKDTVTWNAMMSGFCQNGFSIEAIRLFDQMYWKGIQTDAVTFLSAIQACTHLGYLRKGRWTHHKLITSGSKKDIQLETALINMYAKCGDLYMARKVFDNMSQKNVVSWSSIISGYGVHGLAEDAVALLFQMVAMGIRPNEVTFMSILSACSHAGLVEEGLFYFDLMKQEFGIEPQSEHYACVVDLLSRAGHVDRAYKFIKSMLVEPDASIWRSLLNGCRFHHREDIVGDIQRRISNSSSSQCIIG